Proteins co-encoded in one Arachis hypogaea cultivar Tifrunner chromosome 13, arahy.Tifrunner.gnm2.J5K5, whole genome shotgun sequence genomic window:
- the LOC140177457 gene encoding uncharacterized protein: MDFVLVQTGTGCEAAPPVPGGGAVATETRQQQRSPPRDTTQTHERRPFGGTGDNHARIMQELRHRMQDLEHRLADKERDQHTLEQSPTSSRSRSRSRRTPSPQYESESTGGRGRARRRSRDPIIYARRERRRASNRGDEDVRQENVESRRTTHGPVIIGATPFHRSVLEVRLPKHFDKPTDMKYDGTQDPLEHLTAFEARMNLEGVGDEVRCRAFPVTLAGPAIRWFNNLPQGSVTQFSDISHAFLAQFTTRIVKAKHPINLLGVTQKAGEPTRKYLDRFNDECLEIDGLTDSVASLCLTNGLSNEDFRKHLTTKPVWTMQEIQRVVKEYINDEEVSRVVAANKRQPAYNQTRHYESRERPKEHARDGGPGKAPKPAPRVGKFTNYTPLTATITEVYQQIAEKGILSRPRPLKDRTGGNKNLYCDYHKGYGHKTQDCFDLKDVLEQAIMDGKLADFSHLIREPRRRNRDHDGEDRSRLTRRRQEPEGDDHSLTVVNVVTARNTAPRSKSAQKKDAKVLTVSSSFARSSRGLPSISFGPEDQWFDEMPESPPMVITARIGTGLVKRILVDTGADSNIMFRNVFDALRLRDADLATHQHAYNVILGRKTINDLGAAISTRLLVMKFVADDGSVGSIRGDLETAVACDHASLSLRKKSKEASGVFLADLDARIEDNPRPEPEGDLEKFRVGDGDEKFTFINRNLPHELKEPLMEMIRANADLFAWMSADMPGIDPQLMSHHLAVKPEAKPVAQRKRKMSQERAEEVARQAASLLEAGFIRKLDYSTCLSNVVLVKKHNGRWRMCVDYSDLNKACPKDCYPLPNIDVLVDAAAGYRELIGKTVEVYVDDILAKTTRPDDLLSDLGGVLASLRQHGMRLNPLKCAFAMEAGKFLGFMITQRGVEANPEKCQEILQMKSPGYIKDVQRLVGRLTALSRFLGASAAKALPFFNLMKKGIVFEWTPACEEAFNHFKEILAAPPVLGKPKAGESLYLYLAVTEEALAAVLVREKGKTQQPVYFVNRALQGAKLRYSKLEKLALTLLTSS, translated from the exons ATGGACTTCGTCCTAGTCCAAACTGGGACAGGTTGCGAGGCCGCGCCCCCCGTGCCTGGAGGAGGCGCCGTTGCGACGGAAACTCGACAACAACAGAGGTCGCCTCCAAGGGACACGACGCAGACTCACGAAAGACGTCCCTTCGGAGGGACTGGCGACAACCACGCCAGGATAATGCAAGAGCTACGCCACAGGATGCAAGACTTGGAACACAGGCTAGCAGACAAAGAACGCGACCAACACACTCTGGAGCAAAGCCCCACCAGTTCCCGCTCGAGGAGCCGCTCAAGGCGCACACCCAGCCCCCAGTATGAGTCGGAAAGCACGGGGGGACGGGGACGCGCCAGAAGAAGAAGTCGAGACCCCATCATCTACGCCAGACGCGAGAGGCGACGCGCATCGAACAGAGGCGACGAGGACGTGCGTCAGGAGAACGTCGAGTCGAGAAGAACTACCCATGGACCCGTGATAATAGGAGCAACCCCTTTCCACCGTTCCGTACTCGAGGTCCGGCTGCCAAAACACTtcgacaagccaacggacatgaagTATGATGGAACACAAGATCCCCTGGAACACTTGACagcctttgaggccaggatgaacttgGAAGGAGTAGGCGACGAGGTGAGATGTCGCGCCTTCCCAGTCACCTTGGCTGGCCCAGCAATACGGTGGTTCAATAACCTCCCGCAGGGTTCGGTGACCCAATTCTCCGACATCAGCCATGCCTTCTTAGCTCAGTTCACGACCAGGATCGTCAAAGCTAAACACCCGATCAACTTGCTGGGGGTGACCCAGAAAGCCGGGGAGCCGACCAGGAAATACCTGGATCGCTTCAACGACGAGTGCCTCGAGATTGACGGCTTGACGGACTCTGTGGCAAGTTTGTGTCTAACGAATGGCCTCTCGAATGAGGACTTTAGGAAACATCTTACCACGAAGCCCGTCTGGACAATGCAAGAGATCCAGCGCGTGGTCAAAGAGTACATCAACGATGAGGAAGTTAGCcgggtcgtggctgccaataaacggcaacCCGCGTACAACCAAACCCGGCATTACGAGAGCAGAGAGAGGCCAAAGGAACACGCCAGGGACGGCGGTCCAGGCAAAGCACCCAAACCCGCCCCCAGAGTCGGGAAGTTCACTAACTATACCCCCCTCACGGCGACGATCAccgaagtttaccaacagatTGCAGAGAAAGGGATACTGTCGAGGCCTCGACCTCTGAAGGACAGgacgggaggaaacaagaacctctactGCGACTATCACAAGGGTTAcgggcacaagacccaagactgcttcgACCTAAAGGATGTCCTGGAGCAAGCAATCATGGATGGAAAACTAGCCGACTTCTCACACCTTATAAGGGAGCCGAGGAGACGTAATCGGGACCACGATGGCGAGGACAGGTCCCGGTTAACAAGACGACGCCAAGAACCAGAGGGCGACGACCACAGCCTCACGGTGGTAAATGTAGTAACGGCCAGGAATACCGCCCCAAGGTCAAAATCGGCACAGAAAAAGGACGCCAAGGTCCTAACGGTCTCCTCCTCATTTGCTAGAAGTTCCCGGGgtctcccatccatctccttcggcccagaagaccaatggttcgacgagATGCCGGAAAGTccacccatggtcatcacggccaggaTCGGAACAggcctcgtcaaacgaatcctgGTAGATACAGGAGcagactcaaacatcatgtttAGAAATGTTTTCGACGCCCTGAGATTGAGAGACGCCGACCTggcgacccaccagcacg CTTATAACGTTATCTTGGGGAGGAAGACCATCAACGACCTGGGGGCTGCCATTAGTACGAGGCTCCTCGTGATGAAGTTCGTTGCTGATGACGGATCCGTAGGATCTATCAGAGGAGACTTGGAAACGGCAGTTGCTTGCGACCACGCCAGCCTCTCTCTCAGGAAAAAGTCCAAAGAAGCTTCAGGAGTTTTCCTCGCCGACCTGGACGCCAGGATAGAAGATAATCCCAGACCTGAACCAGAAGGGGATTTGGAAAAATTTAGGGTTGGTGATGGGGACGAGAAATTCACGTTCATAAATAGAAACCTTCCCCATGAATTAAAGGAGCCTCTGATGGAGATGATTAGAGCCAATGCCGATCTCTTCGCTTGGATGTCagccgacatgccagggatagatccTCAGCTCATGTCACACCATCTGGCCGTCAAACCAGAAGCCAAGCCAGTGgcccagaggaagagaaagatGTCACAGGAACgggcagaggaggtggccagaCAGGCGGCCAGCCTCCTTGAAGCGGGGTTCATCCGGAAACTGGACTACTCGACCTGTCTGTCGAACGTAGTTTTGGTGAAGAAACACAATGGGAGGTGGAGAATGTGTGTAGACTACTCCGACCtcaataaggcatgtcctaaggactgCTACCCCCTTCCCAACATTGACGTGCTCGTCGACGCAGCCGCGGGataccg TGAGCTTATAGGCAAGAcagtggaagtctacgtggacgacatcctcGCAAAAACCACAAGGCCAGACGATCTCCTGAGTGACCTGGGAGGCGTACTTGCGTCCCTCcggcaacacggcatgaggcttaacCCGCTCAAATGCGCCTTTGCCATGGAGGCAGGAaagttcctgggattcatgatCACCCAAAGAGGGGTGGAAGCCAACCCCGAGAAATGCCAAGAGATtctccagatgaagagcccgggttATATCAAAGATGTCCAACGATTGGTGGGGAGACTGACGGCGTTATCCCGTTTCCTCGGTGCATCGGCAGCAAAAGCCCTGCCCTTCTTCAATCTGATGAAAAAGGGAATAGTATTCGAATGGACCCCGGCGTGCGAGgaggcattcaaccacttcaaggagATTTTAGCAGCGCCCCCGGTACTCGGGAAGCCCAAGGCCGGAGAATCACTCTACCTCTACCTGGCAGTAACAGAGGAAGCGCTTGCAGCAGTGCTcgtaagagaaaaagggaaaactCAGCAGCCGGTCTACTTCGTGAATAGGGCTCTACAAGGAGCCAAGCTGAGGTATAGCAAACTAGAAAAGCTGGCTTTGACACTTCTAACCTCCTCCTGA